Proteins encoded within one genomic window of Arachis ipaensis cultivar K30076 chromosome B08, Araip1.1, whole genome shotgun sequence:
- the LOC107612721 gene encoding pentatricopeptide repeat-containing protein At3g23020, producing the protein MLLKFHPLCLNDVNALAPTSTSTSTSILPENNNFVRILHSPNSTKHVIEHQHTPPKSLNLEQDLGILKKRVNRSVVLQHNKVHIRCLTKWVCYGGRIPSILQALSTVQDLDEALMPWQEALTCKEISIILKEQVSWERALQIFEWLEKKGCYELNVIHYNIIFRVLGEAQKWCLVESLWDEMNARGVEPVNSTYGTLIDVYGKGGQRKDKALVWLKKMRSQGMEPDEITMGIVVQLHKRNGEYQKAHDFFSKWYSTGEPLRLRRSNNTSKVGHNVLSYTNVCLSSRTYNTLIDMYGKAGQLWAAFEIFAKMIKQGVSLTTVTLNTMIHLYGNHGCLEKVSLLLQRMVELRCLPDARTYNILISVYIKHNNINLAVRYFAMMKETCLEPDLVSYRTLLHAYSTRKMVLEAEEHMQEMDEKGLEIDEFAQSAVTRMYVELRMLKKSWLWFRRFHLAGSITSDCYSAIIDAYGQQGYTLEAERVFNCCKERKKLGVLVFNVMIKAYGVGKCYDKACQLFDSMETYGFIADKCSYSSLIHILATADRPHIAKAYLKRMQDAGLVTDCIPYAAVITSFGKLGQLEQAKGLYKEMIAYNVQPDVIIYGVLINAFADAGSVKEAVSYLDEMQWAGFPRNPTIDNSLMKLYTKVGYLKEAQETYKLLQSSEQGPSIFSSNCMLDLYTERLMVEQAIEIFESLKQKGVANEFSYAMMLRMYKKIGRLDEAVQIAKRMRNLGLLTDLLSYNNIIGLYSLVRRPQEATKTFKEMEKSGIQPDDFTFRALGQCLLNYGVSKQDIGRLEVMVKKDAPNALQEWMLMLSSVLGIDGYTY; encoded by the coding sequence ATGCTTTTGAAGTTTCACCCTTTGTGTTTGAACGATGTAAATGCACTTGCCCCAACTTCAACGTCAACTTCCACCTCAATTCTGCCTGAAAACAACAACTTTGTCCGCATTCTCCATAGCCCCAATTCCACAAAACATGTCATAGAACACCAACACACTCCACCAAAGAGCCTGAATTTGGAACAGGATTTGGGGATTCTAAAGAAAAGGGTTAATAGGTCTGTTGTTTTGCAGCATAACAAGGTGCACATCAGGTGTTTGACGAAATGGGTATGTTATGGTGGACGCATTCCTTCTATTCTTCAGGCTCTGAGTACTGTTCAGGACTTGGATGAGGCTCTCATGCCATGGCAAGAGGCCTTGACCTGCAAGGAAATTAGTATTATTTTGAAGGAACAGGTTTCTTGGGAGAGGGCTCTTCAGATTTTTGAGTGGCTTGAGAAAAAGGGTTGTTATGAGTTGAATGTGATTCATTATAACATTATCTTCAGGGTCCTAGGCGAGGCGCAAAAGTGGTGCCTTGTGGAGAGTTTGTGGGATGAGATGAATGCAAGAGGGGTTGAACCTGTGAATTCCACATATGGAACTTTGATTGATGTTTATGGTAAAGGTGGACAGAGAAAAGACAAAGCACTTGTTTGGCTTAAGAAGATGCGAAGTCAAGGAATGGAACCTGATGAGATCACAATGGGGATTGTTGTTCAGTTGCACAAGAGGAATGGAGAGTACCAGAAAGCTCACGATTTTTTTAGTAAATGGTACTCAACAGGTGAACCTCTGAGACTAAGGAGGAGTAATAATACTTCAAAAGTAGGCCACAATGTGTTATCATATACCAATGTTTGTTTAAGCTCAAGGACATATAATACTTTGATTGACATGTATGGTAAAGCTGGCCAACTTTGGGCAGCGTTTGAAATCTTTGCTAAGATGATCAAACAAGGTGTATCTCTGACCACAGTGACACTTAATACAATGATTCATTTATATGGAAATCATGGATGCCTTGAGAAAGTTAGTTTGCTGTTGCAGAGGATGGTGGAGCTTCGGTGCCTACCTGATGCAAGGACATATAACATACTTATTTCTGTTTATATTAAGCATAATAATATCAATTTGGCAGTGAGGTATTTTGCAATGATGAAAGAGACCTGTCTTGAACCGGACCTTGTTAGTTATCGTACCCTCTTGCATGCATACTCCACAAGGAAAATGGTCCTTGAAGCCGAAGAGCACATGCAGGAGATGGATGAGAAGGGTCTTGAGATTGATGAATTCGCCCAATCTGCTGTGACTAGGATGTATGTAGAGTTGCGTATGCTTAAGAAATCATGGTTGTGGTTCAGGAGGTTTCATCTAGCTGGGAGTATTACGTCGGACTGTTATTCCGCCATTATTGATGCATATGGCCAGCAAGGGTATACTTTAGAAGCAGAGAGAGTCTTTAACTGTTGCAAAGAAAGGAAGAAGCTTGGCGTCCTTGTGTTTAATGTGATGATTAAAGCTTATGGGGTTGGAAAATGCTATGATAAAGCATGTCAGTTGTTTGACAGTATGGAAACATATGGTTTTATTGCAGACAAGTGTAGCTACAGTTCTCTCATACATATCTTGGCCACTGCTGACAGGCCACACATTGCAAAAGCTTATTTGAAAAGAATGCAAGATGCAGGACTAGTGACTGATTGCATTCCATATGCCGCGGTGATAACAAGCTTTGGAAAGTTAGGCCAATTGGAACAGGCAAAAGGATTATACAAGGAGATGATTGCATATAATGTCCAGCCTGATGTAATTATCTATGGGGTGTTAATCAATGCTTTTGCTGATGCTGGAAGTGTTAAAGAAGCTGTTAGTTATCTTGATGAAATGCAATGGGCAGGTTTTCCAAGAAATCCAACTATAGATAACTCTTTGATGAAGTTGTATACCAAAGTAGGGTACTTGAAAGAAGCACAAGAAACATACAAGTTGCTTCAGTCATCAGAGCAGGGTCCTTCTATATTTTCCTCTAATTGTATGCTTGATCTTTATACTGAGCGACTAATGGTTGAACAAGCGATTGAGATATTTGAGAGCTTAAAGCAGAAAGGTGTTGCAAATGAGTTCTCATATGCAATGATGTTACGCATGTATAAGAAAATTGGGAGATTGGACGAAGCTGTTCAGATTGCGAAACGAATGAGAAACCTAGGACTCCTCACTGATTTATTAAGTTATAATAACATAATTGGCTTGTATTCTCTTGTTAGGAGGCCACAGGAAGCTACCAAGACTTTCAAGGAAATGGAAAAATCCGGAATTCAACCAGATGATTTTACATTCAGAGCTCTTGGACAATGTTTGCTGAATTATGGAGTTTCAAAGCAAGATATTGGAAGGCTAGAAGTAATGGTTAAGAAGGATGCACCAAATGCTTTGCAAGAATGGATGTTGATGCTCTCATCTGTGCTGGGAATAGATGGTTATACATATTAA